DNA sequence from the Mytilus edulis unplaced genomic scaffold, xbMytEdul2.2 SCAFFOLD_1900, whole genome shotgun sequence genome:
atctgacttttttcgcttttttttttttttattgaaaacggTGTTTAGCCTAGTTTTTGTATAATgatgtttttgcatttattttacaTATGTGTAAGATAGACATATTATTCTCTATATTCAACTTACCTTTCTACTTAATTTGTTAACAACCTTTgcaaatgtttgttaaaatatatcttaaattcAACAACAAGAGAGAACACTCTTTCAGCATGAGGTTAATGTCCTCAGCTGTTTTCCCCATATTCCCTCGTGTCTATGTGCAATGTAGTAAAATCTCAATGACGAATGTAGAGGGACCAACAGAGTCAACATAAATAAcattcattggcaatcaaaccacatcctcttttttataagaaaatacaaaatatcaaaatatgcatTTATTACACAATATCGAATACATTTTTAGAAACAACTAATGCACACACAAACATTCTAAGGGCACAACCATCTAACTCCAAGCCGGGGATGGTCTATCATGGCTTTTCACAATCAGAATTTGTTTAGAGAAAAGTGCGAACTTTTTTTTCAACGCTTTCAATCAAATacttgttttcttcaaaatttaacactattaGGTATTGGGGAAAATCAGGattgagaatatttttttgtaatctgcTTGCCCACAATATTATTTTTCGTCAAAAAtaggatcagaatatttttaagaACGAAACATAtccccttttgaagttaaatggtcgttccctaattCACTGACTCACAATAGGCTTTCAATTGTTCCCTAATTCACTGACTCACAATTGGCTTTCAATTTGCttacaatataaaaattatatatactgTTAATAAACATACTAAAGAGTTGCTTTAGTTTTGACAAGAAATTGACTTCAAATTTTGATTGTCACAGTTATGGTAATTACCTGAATGAACTAAATGCCATGATAAAAACTTAATATGCTATTTAATAAGGCCATCCATAACTCATTCATAGTTCTTCGGATTTAAAAAGTTTGCTCGcttcaaaattttagaaatttcagAAATCAATTTACCGTGTCATTAACAGATAATTCGGGATTATCGGCCCTTTTATAGAGATCAACAATTTCATATATCGTATTCCTCAATATCAAGGAATACAAACAAAGGATGGTCGACTCAGAGTAAGACAAGTGTGTACGGGTAGTGTGACATATCGTTCTGTGTAAAAAGACCACCCTCCATCAATTAAATATCGCAATGACTGACTCATGACTTGTTACTTGCGTATTCTAAATATGAACGTACTGTAGCCATTTTAGAACCTATTATAGTCTATTCTTCATAGATCTTCATAAACACGCCTGTTCGCGATCGGTTGTGTGGAATGTAAAAATAAGCTGCCACACCAAATGAAATGAGCTGGGAAGAACATCGACTTTTTAGAATAAAACTATGGATTGAATGAAAATGATTGAATAAAATGAgtatatttaatacaaaattctTAGTATACTATTAATATTTACTGAAAACGTTTCCCGTACAAAGAATAAAAACTGACATGCATTATTAAATctacatttttgttcattttataaatCACATAGGACGgaacaaattcataaaatattattttcttataaaaacccgtattttattgtaatccaaaagaaaattacataaaGTTTTTATAAACATTATGTTGGATCCTGTTAGGCCTACATGATTTTGATTAGATCATTTAGATGTGAAAAATATATATGGTACTATAATGAAAACAATGATGCTATATTATCTTAATACTATACTACATGTCAACATTATCCTTTGTTTTTTAGCCATTTGAGTCGTATATATGATATAATACTTTGGTTAGTTTACTAAGCTAAGCCTCCTATATTCGTTTCTACAAATAGTTGAAAATAACCTTACAGTTTTTGTGTGATAATCTCAAACTATAAGACACTTTGGCATTTGAAGCAACGAGACACCTTGAATCGAGTATTTTGTTCTTTTCTATCacttttgctttttacttttggCAATATTGACAATATTTACAATCTTATAATATCTTTGATAACAGCAGTATAAAATGACAGCATTGACTATATAAGTAGAAACACACACCACACACACATCATCtagtatatatactagtatatacgcCAGGTAGGCGGAGCCAAAGTTCGCCACAATACTTGTTCCTAAAGCAAAGCTTGCTAGACTGCCGGATACCGTCATTGCTggaataaacaaaatacaagtattttatGGGCAACCTATCCTGTAGTCAAAACAGGTTCTTAAATCGTACATTTTAATTAGTATTGTGTTCAACTAATTCGTATCGTACGGTATGTACTAGTTTTGCACATGGTAAGTAATACATCTATTGTGAATTATACCATTTGTATGCAACAGATGCGATATTCGATGGCCtgtgtttcctatcatgatttccttgatagagggttgctgctcacaaggaagctatataatcaaaagttccaaatgatgaagacgaaatcatcacttcgtaaattttacggacgccatcacgagtaaTCCCTTTTCACGAATGCGACTATCCGAATTAatctatttaccgggtttgtaataattaacatgagcaatacgacgggtgtcacatgtggagaaggatctgcttaggcagcaaccatttgattttcggggggggggggggggggggggggggctgctgagggtgaaacaaacaaattttttttctcagaatcaaaaacaaattatttttttctccaaaaactggaaacaaacttttttttccaaaaaaaaccatagcaccctccccccccagaaaatcaaatggttgctgccttacccttccggagcacaagagatcaccccaagtttttggtggtgttcgtgttgcttagtcctttttctatgttgtgtcttgtgtacttttatgtgtctgtttgtcctttaTCGTTTTCAGTCATGGCaatgtcggtttattttcgatctatgagtttgactgtccctctggtatctttcgcgcCTCTTTTATCAAAAAGAGCGTTAaagcaaaataaacaataaagtaGAGCAAAATCAGGGCAAGGAATCAGAGCATCTACATGAGGGAAACATATtccttaattaaaaataatttccaaaattgTGTAACAGCAAACTTTAACAACATAAAATCCGTATTtttatgccagtaccgaagtactggttaCTGGGCTTGCGATACCCTCGAGAACTATCTGTCCATCAAGTATGgtaaacaaaatatcattgaaaacaaaatatcattgcGCAAATCGAAAATATTATCAATTAAAGACATACCACATATAATTTGAAGGATGTAGAACATCATACCAAAAATACTATTTGGCTGATTTAATACACTTGTTTTTCCGACGATGTACTCCAATAATCCAAAACCTTTTCCGTACCTGAAGATAATAAACAAACATTCAATTCTCAACATTTTACCGCACATCTTGATAATTAAAATAATGGTGTAAACACTATTTTTAATtcattcatatctttatattttatagttgaATAAAATCAACTGACCATGTTCTCGTACTGCATGGATGTACATTTAAAATGCGTTCGAAGTTTATATACAGTCGTCCATCGTCATCATCATTTTAAAACAACCAAGATACATAACATTTCGTGAATGTGTGACAAAGTTTCATCTGTAAATAAACTTAAACCACAGACTTAGCCTAAATTTGACGAAACGGTGACATCAACTAAGTCGACAGGGTGTTGGATGTCTCGACTTCGTGGCTTGTCGCAAGAGACAGAAAAAGGAGAAAGTCGGATATGTCTTTCACATGCATCCATACAACACTCCTGGCACGTGTACTGATTTCAAGTCATTGGCTAACGTGTCATCTTTACATTGGCTGCCTCTGTTCATTATATGAATAATTGTATCTACTCTAGCCAAgtagaatattttaatttatcCGTATAGATATGCATTTACTTGTCATTTCCAGCTGTATATTCAGCATTAATGTACAGGGACGGGAAtaaaccaggggcggatccagccattttaaaaaggggggggggggtcctaacccaggacaaaaatggggggggggggtccaattacatgtcccacttcaaatgcattgatcgtccaaaaaaaggggggattccaacccccggaacccccccccccccctcctctggatccgcgcctgtaaaCGCAAGGCGAATTCAAAATACCGGTAAAGTTTTatctaatttcaaatttatttctggatatttttaagaaataaaactaTGAGACATGAACTCAGAAACAAAATATCGAATGTAGTAGTCATATCAAACAAGTATCATGATTGCATCACAAATCAGTTTTTAAATGACTCCTGATTAAACGAAAAGTCAAAGCAGTGTCTGCATAAAGTTTTGTGCCAATGATTTCGGAAATTATAATATAAACCTAGGTAATTGACACTTAGTTCTAGATCAGCAGACAAAAGGAAATCGGTGGTCTCGTAGTTGTCAGTTCGAACACTGGCCGAGTCAAACCAAATACTGTACAGTTTGTTTTGCTGGTACTCCAAAATTAAGGAttaagagcaaagactggtcgtctctgagtcagaataatgtgtccgggTAGGGTGACGTGTCTTCTTGTGGACTGTTaactagcacgttaaaaatcCAACACAGAATGTCAGTCTAATACTAAGCAGTGTATATATTCATATCGCACTAGCATAGTATCATCCTCAATCTGAATTCAGTTTGCCAAGTAGACGTTAAATAGCCAACCACCCATCTATCCACCCACAGAAGAATCCTTCTTAGAGAACAACTGTCTGTTTACAGAAATATAACAGACACATCTGATTAGGCCAAACAAAATAATACGTGTTTCTGCTAAACCTACCCTAGTTTTTAGTGCCTAACCTAACACTTTTATTCCATTTTGGAACAAGCGCTGATAAAGACAGTCTGATTCCCTTGTAGTAACCAgctaaaaaatgtttgttaaataaaatgacattgcctacctacctaccctatatATTTTTTCTGCACATTAGCGGAAACAGATATTTAAGTGACATtcataatcaaaaatatttatttttttatagtaacAAAATCCATAAAAATATGATGTTCAAGCTAGTGAACATGTGGATACTTCCTTTTTAAACACCTAACTTCGTCCTCAAGCTTTTCCTGATGTTCAATTTAATGCTTCCTATCGTAAAATCAATCCTGTACATATttgaattttgtgaaaaaaataattaccaggtatatttccatacactataCAGTTGTATAGATACTTATTATTATTgtaagacatttttttcaaaattattttaataaagttaCTAATTGTCAGAGAAGACAAACAATAAAGtctaaagaaatataaaatgtttgttactagaaaaaaaatgataatgataattgtaaatatttgaaaaataaactaaaagGTGATTTTTGCCATTGTGTCACGATATTTACCATAACAATGGAACTTTAAAAGTAATGAACCGGCTCTTATTTGTACATTTCAATAGTACACGTATGAAACCCTCACAACTTTGTGAAAGGAAACGACAAATGATCATATAACAAATTCGATAATTCTTTTATCATTTCACTGAAGTGTATTTGACCATTGTTTCCCTGCAATAAATAACCTTTGAAAATGATATACTCGTGTTAACCGTTCATTGGTGAATTTATGGTATTCTGAATTTATAGTTATTCCCCTTCATTATAGCCAAGAATTTAAAAAGACGTTCTTTTACCGGGAAACGACTTTAAAATTATGCCAAACAAGGAAATACATAGTTTGAAACTAGTAttgaaaaatagaaagaaaaatatattatatactttGTAATCTATTCAATATTTGTAAAACTTATAAACGCTGACGTGTACTTACTTTGATGTGAACACTTTAGAACAGCTCATTTTAGGATTTATGTCACACCATGCTTTAAAACTGGAGTCTCCCTCTGCGTGGATTTCAACATAAAGTGCGTACACGGACAATAGCATTCCAACTGTGCAGAATATAAGCAAGACATTGCCAAATAAACGTGCAGATTTACGCAGCTGAATTGCTTCGTTTGCCATTGTTTATATTGACGCTTATGtcaataaaaacattatttttatattcaaacaaaatttacatattatagctatatttataaatatgaattaaattattttaatc
Encoded proteins:
- the LOC139508984 gene encoding vitamin K epoxide reductase complex subunit 1-like protein 1 — protein: MANEAIQLRKSARLFGNVLLIFCTVGMLLSVYALYVEIHAEGDSSFKAWCDINPKMSCSKVFTSKYGKGFGLLEYIVGKTSVLNQPNSIFGMMFYILQIICAMTVSGSLASFALGTSIVANFGSAYLAYILVYILDDVCVVCVSTYIVNAVILYCCYQRYYKIVNIVNIAKSKKQK